The genomic DNA ATCAATGCTCCTAACTTAGGAAATACTCCTAAAAAACACATTATAATTGCAGCTAAAATCATTACAAATCTACTTGCAACACCAGTTAAAGTAATCAGTCCTACATTTTGGCTAAATGTAGTATTAGGAGGTGCTCCAAACAAACCTGCAATACAAGATCCTACTCCATCTGCTAAAACTCCAGAAGAAATTTCATCACTATTTAACGGTTTATTTGATGCTTCTCCAATAGCAACCATAACACCAAATGTACCTATAGTAGCAACAAGATAAGCAGGAATAAAAGATAAAACAGCCATAAAGTCAAAATTTACCCCATACTTAAATAAACTAGGAATTGCGATCCACTTTGCTTCTATAACCGGAGTAAAATCTATCATCCCTAAAGGATAAGAAATCATATATCCTGCAATAATTCCAATAAAAGCAGCAGCTGGACTAAACAACCCTTTCCCATATTGATTTAGCAAAAGAGTAATCAACATAACTATCATTGCAACCGCTATATTTTCTACGCTCCCATAGTCAGCACTTCCAGCACCACCAGCCATCCAGTCTATACTAACAGGAAGAAGCGTTAACCCTATTAAAGATACAACAATTCCTGTAATAAGGGGCGGAAAAAATTTCATAAGTGGTTTTATAAATCTACTTAAGATAATTTCAACAAGTGATCCAAGAATGGTGGCTCCAAATAAACCAGGCAATCCTAATGAAGATCCTACAGCAATAGAAGGACCAACAAATGTAAAATCTGTTCCCATCATTCCTGATACTCTTGCACCAACAGGTCCTATCCCTTTTGATTGCAAAAAAGTAGTAATTCCTGAAACAAATATTGCAGCACTTACCATAATAGCTGTATCCTCAACAGATAAATTTAATGTTTGGCAAATAATCAGAGGAACAGCAATAATCCCTCCAAAAGCAGCAAAAATATTTTGTAAAGCTAACAGAATGGCTTCCCCTAATGGGGGTTTATCATCTACTTTATAACGAATACCATTTTGTATAGAAACGTCAAATTCTTTTGTCATAATTCTCCTCCTTATTAGTTAGTCCCCTTTTATAAATATAAAAAGTGATTTTAATGAATGGTAAATTTTCTTCCCATTCGTAAGAATTGGTGATAACGTTATCACTATACTCTTGATTATAATTTATCAGGAATTAAAATTCAAATACCTTTTAAAAACTATTTGAAAATTCCCAATAAACTTATAAATTATCATTTTTTCTAATTTTAATCTATAAAGGCAAAAGAAATTGACTCTTTTTTGACTATATTGGTTCACAAAGTACTTTTCCTTCTACATATCGTTTAATGATATTCCTATCATCTCCACAATATATAAATCTTTGAAGACGTTCTTCTATACTTCTAATATCCCTATCTCCAAGATTTTTATCATCTATGACTAAGGCATCAAAAGAATAACCTTTTTCAAAAGATCCTACCTTTCCAAAAAATCTTCCACCACCTTTAGTCCCCAGATAAAATGCTTCTGAGGTGGTAAGATATTCTTCCTTTTTTCCACTCTCCAGCCATTTTATCTTAGAAGCTTGAATAGCCTGACTCATTACTTTATATATCCCTACTTGATGTCCTGCTCCTACATCAGTTCCAAGTCCTATCTTAACTCCTGCATCAATAAATCTTCTTAAAGGCATGATCCCAGATGCTAAATTATAATTTGCATTTGGACAATGAGCTACAAAAGATTTTCTCTCAGCAAGAAGTTCTATTTCTTTTTCATTACTATAAACTGCATGAGCCATAACAGTATCCTCGTTAAGCAATCCCATCGCATCATATACATGAGCATATGTCTCATATTCTGGATGAAGAGATTTTACCCATTCCACCTCCTCTTGATTTTCTGAAAGATGACTCTGTATTTTAATATCATACTTCTCAGCAAGATCTGCAAGTCCTCTCATAAGCTTTTCTGAACAAGCAGGTACAAATCTAGGAGTAATTATTGGTTTTACCAAAGGATACTTATCCTTTGTTTTTAAAATCCAATCTTTTGTAACTGATAAAGATTCTTCAGTGGATTCTATATAATAATCTGGAGAATTTCTATCCATGTTTACTTTTCCAACATAAGCGCCAATTCCTGCTTTATGAAAAATATCCATTAAAATCTCTGTTGCATTTCTATGAATAGTAGAAAGAAGAGATACTCTGGTCGTTCCATTTCTCCATATTTCTTTAGCAACTTTCTTATACAACCTTTTTGCATATTCCTCATTATCATATTTAGCTTCCTCTGGAAAAGTATATTTGTTAAGCCATTCCAATAACTCTTCATCATAACCAATTCCAATATTCTGAAACTGTGGTGCATGAAAATGTAAATCTACAAAGCCAGGAATAATCAATGATTTTCCAAAATTATGAATCTTTATATTTTTAAGATGCTGTGGGAGTTTTTTAAAGATCCCATAAACTTTCCCTTTTGATTCTACTAAATAACTATTTTCAAAAACTTCAAATTTTTCAGGAGAACTCGTAAAAATAATATTTCCCTTTAAAGCTTTCATTCATTTATCACCTCTTATTATTTTTTCTTACTTAATTTATTATAATACCCAGTATATTCTATGCTATTGAGAAATGTATTATAAATATAATAGAAAGTACATACATAATAGGATTAATTTCTTTATATTTTCCAGTAACTAACTTTAAAAGCGTATAGGATATAAAACCAAAGGACATTCCTTCAACAATACTAGATGTAAAAGGCATAAGTATAATCGTCAAAAATGCTGGGAGACCATCTGTAAAATCTGTAAAATTAATATGAACAATATCCCCAATCATAAGTGCACCTAAAATAATTAAAATAGGTGCTGTAGCAGCTCCTGGAACAAGTCCTGCTAAAGGGGTAAAAAATAACGTTCCTAAAAATAATACTCCTGTAGTTACAGCTGTTAATCCTGTTCTTCCACCTTCAGCAACTCCAGAAGCACTTTCAAGGTAAGTAGTTACTGTACAAGTACCAAGTACTCCACCTGCCATTGCCGCAAAAGACCCTGCTATTAATCCCTTATTAATCCCTGGTAAATTTCCATTTTCATCTAACAGTCCTGCTTTTCCTGAAACTGCAATAATGGTTCCAATATTATCAAAAAGATCTACAATTGTAATGGTAAAAATTATGGAAAAAAGCCCATATTTTATAGCCTCTACAACATCAAGCTCTCCAAAGGTTTCTGTAGGAAGTGGAGGAATATAAGATATGAAATCGTTTATATTAGTGGGTATCTTTGTTACCCCCATGATCATACCAAGAATAGTCGTTGAAACGATTCCAATTAAAAAAGCTCCTTTTATATCCCTAGCCATAAGAATACAAGTAATAATCAAACCCATTATCGCTAATATAGTTGAAGGATCTGCTAGATTTCCAAGAGCAATATAGCTGCTTTCAGAGGAAACAATAATTCCTGCATTTTTAAAACCAATAAAAGAAATAAATAATCCAATTCCTACTCCTATAGCTGATTTAAGCACCTTAGGAATCGCCTCTATGATAGATTTTGTTATATTGGTTACAGCTAGTATAAGAAATATAACTCCAGATATAAATACTGCACCTAGAGCAGTCTGCCAATTAAGACCCATACTTCCTACCATTACAAAAGCAAAAACAGCTCCTAATCCTAAACCTGGCCCCATAGCTATTGGAAGATTCGCATAAATTCCAACTAGTAAAGTAGCAACTGCTGTAGATAATATAGTAGCAGCAGTAGCACTTCCTTGTGGTACTCCTGCAGAAACTAAAAATTGATTAGGAATAACAAAAATAATATAAGACATTGCAATAAATGTAGTAAGACCTGCTAACATTTCTGTTTTCACATTAGTTCCTCGTTCAGATAAATGAAAATATTTCTCTAGTAAGTTACTTTGTTTTTCTACTTCTACTGCTTTTTTATTGCCTTTATTAAACATTTCAAAGTCTGCCATATCCTTTCCTCCTTCGATTTTGTATCATAAGAATCATAATATAAAAAGGCTGCCCTAATACCCGACTACAAGAATAATTTAGTTGTAAAAAACATAACTAAATTATTCTTGTAGTCGGGTAGTTTACGGCAACCCGGTAGAAACTATTAGACCTTATTTCTAATGATATACAAGAATGTATTCTCTATGAAATTCCATTTTGCCTAAGAAAATCTTCTAAAAGATTCATACATACTGTTTTTCTATATTCTTTAGAAACTCTTCCTGCATTTGGATGAATCGCTTTCTCATAGGTTTCTAAATAAATATTTTTTAAATTTTTAGCTTCTTCTATCGTTTTCCCTATTAGAATATCATCTATTTCTGGGTGCCTTACAATCATAGATTCTACTGCACCAAAAGCCGTTGCTAAATGGGTGATCACTCCATCTTGTGTATCAAAAAGTCCTGCAAAGCTCACTCGAGAAATAGCTAAAGAATTCCTAGCCCCTATTTTTTTATAATAATAATGCTCCAAATGTTTTTTTGGAATCAAGATCTCAACAATAAGTTCTCCTTCTTTTAAATCAAGTTCTTTTCTTTTTTTATAAAATTGCTTTATAGGAATGATTCTATCCGATCCTATACTTTTTAAATGAATAAAAGAGTCGGTCACAAAGAAAATTAATGCAGAATCTGCTTTTGCAGATCCATTTCCAATATTTCCTCCTACGGTCCCAAAATTTCTGATAGCAGGAGCAGCAAGCTTCGCTATTGCATCTTTTAAAATCTGTGGCGCAATATTGGATTGTTCTATATCTGTAAAAGTAACTTCTGATCCCATTTTAATATACTGTTTGTCTTGTGTTATTTCTTTTAGTTCAGCTACTTTGTGTAAAAAAAGATACGTAGGTTTCCCCTTTTGCTCAACCATTAAGTCCGTTCCTCCACCATAAGGAGTTACTTTTTCTTCCTTCATAATGCGAAG from Garciella nitratireducens DSM 15102 includes the following:
- a CDS encoding uracil-xanthine permease family protein, whose protein sequence is MTKEFDVSIQNGIRYKVDDKPPLGEAILLALQNIFAAFGGIIAVPLIICQTLNLSVEDTAIMVSAAIFVSGITTFLQSKGIGPVGARVSGMMGTDFTFVGPSIAVGSSLGLPGLFGATILGSLVEIILSRFIKPLMKFFPPLITGIVVSLIGLTLLPVSIDWMAGGAGSADYGSVENIAVAMIVMLITLLLNQYGKGLFSPAAAFIGIIAGYMISYPLGMIDFTPVIEAKWIAIPSLFKYGVNFDFMAVLSFIPAYLVATIGTFGVMVAIGEASNKPLNSDEISSGVLADGVGSCIAGLFGAPPNTTFSQNVGLITLTGVASRFVMILAAIIMCFLGVFPKLGALISIMPSPVLGGVGIIMFGLVAAQGIKTLSTIKLGNRELLIISVSFALALGVSVKPEVLSQLPTALQMIFSSGISTGTIIALLLNIILKEGEIDKENNTL
- a CDS encoding NCS2 family permease, giving the protein MFNKGNKKAVEVEKQSNLLEKYFHLSERGTNVKTEMLAGLTTFIAMSYIIFVIPNQFLVSAGVPQGSATAATILSTAVATLLVGIYANLPIAMGPGLGLGAVFAFVMVGSMGLNWQTALGAVFISGVIFLILAVTNITKSIIEAIPKVLKSAIGVGIGLFISFIGFKNAGIIVSSESSYIALGNLADPSTILAIMGLIITCILMARDIKGAFLIGIVSTTILGMIMGVTKIPTNINDFISYIPPLPTETFGELDVVEAIKYGLFSIIFTITIVDLFDNIGTIIAVSGKAGLLDENGNLPGINKGLIAGSFAAMAGGVLGTCTVTTYLESASGVAEGGRTGLTAVTTGVLFLGTLFFTPLAGLVPGAATAPILIILGALMIGDIVHINFTDFTDGLPAFLTIILMPFTSSIVEGMSFGFISYTLLKLVTGKYKEINPIMYVLSIIFIIHFSIA
- the guaD gene encoding guanine deaminase, producing MKALKGNIIFTSSPEKFEVFENSYLVESKGKVYGIFKKLPQHLKNIKIHNFGKSLIIPGFVDLHFHAPQFQNIGIGYDEELLEWLNKYTFPEEAKYDNEEYAKRLYKKVAKEIWRNGTTRVSLLSTIHRNATEILMDIFHKAGIGAYVGKVNMDRNSPDYYIESTEESLSVTKDWILKTKDKYPLVKPIITPRFVPACSEKLMRGLADLAEKYDIKIQSHLSENQEEVEWVKSLHPEYETYAHVYDAMGLLNEDTVMAHAVYSNEKEIELLAERKSFVAHCPNANYNLASGIMPLRRFIDAGVKIGLGTDVGAGHQVGIYKVMSQAIQASKIKWLESGKKEEYLTTSEAFYLGTKGGGRFFGKVGSFEKGYSFDALVIDDKNLGDRDIRSIEERLQRFIYCGDDRNIIKRYVEGKVLCEPI
- a CDS encoding FAD binding domain-containing protein, whose amino-acid sequence is MVKLKNGYIATNLQEALRIMKEEKVTPYGGGTDLMVEQKGKPTYLFLHKVAELKEITQDKQYIKMGSEVTFTDIEQSNIAPQILKDAIAKLAAPAIRNFGTVGGNIGNGSAKADSALIFFVTDSFIHLKSIGSDRIIPIKQFYKKRKELDLKEGELIVEILIPKKHLEHYYYKKIGARNSLAISRVSFAGLFDTQDGVITHLATAFGAVESMIVRHPEIDDILIGKTIEEAKNLKNIYLETYEKAIHPNAGRVSKEYRKTVCMNLLEDFLRQNGIS